ATATCTTGATAAATACGGAAAAACTGTTTCTGTAATGCAGGCTTTCAGCTCATTCTCGGTAGGCGGCTCTATTAGTGTGAACGGACACGGATGGCAGAAAAACCTTCCTCCTATTTCTTCAAGTGTGGTATCTTTTACCTTAATGGACGAAAGTGGAAAGATTATCAATTGCAGCCGGGAAGAAAATCCTGAGCTTTTTAAGCTCGTTATTGGCGGATACGGACTTTTCGGAGTGATTCTCGATATTCGTTTAAAAGTGGTTGACAACACTGCACTTCAATATAAGTATGTGCGTTTAAGTGCCGATCATTATACGGATTATTATAAAAAATTTATCTCCGAAAACCCAAATGTCAATCTGGTTTTTGGAAGGTTAAGAATTTCCGACAAACATTTTCTTGAGGAAGCTACCATTAATTATTTTGAAAAAGTAAATGAAAAACCGCTGCCACTTCCTCTTCAAAATGCTAAAAATGCAGAAACCAAACGCCTTGTTTTCAGAAGTACTGTAAACAGCGAATACGGAAAAAGGCTAAGATGGGATCTGGAAACCGGAATGAATAAGATGACCAAAAATGCAGTCTATTCCAGAAACGAGCTTCTGAATGACCACGTATCCCTTATTGAAAACAAAGATCCCAATTCTACAGATCTTCTTCAGGAATATTTTATTCCGGAAAGAAACTTCAATCAGTTTATTAAAGACATTAAACCCATTCTGAGAAATTCCGGGATGGACCTGCTTAACATAACCATTCGTGCGGTGAACAAAGATGAAGACAGCTATATGAACTATGCCAGAGAAAATGTATTTGGTTTTGTATTTTTATTCAATCAGAAGAAAACGGTAAAGCAGGAAGATGCCATGAGATTACTCACCAATCATCTGGTAGATATGGCTATAAAAAATGAAGGTACTTTTTATCTTCCCTACCGTCTTCATATCGGAAAAGATAAAATGAGAAAGGTATATCCCCAAGCTGAATCTTTTTTTGAGCTGAAAAGAAAATATGATCCTGCTGAGCTTTTTGATAATAAATTCTATCAACATTATAAATAAAATACAGCTATGAAATACATCTGTGAATGCTGCGGGGAAGAAAAAGAAGACTGGCCGGCGCTGGCCTACAATTCTCCTTACTATTACACCTGCTTATCAGAAGAGGAACAGAAAAACAATGAGCTGACTTCTGATCTTTGTGTGGTTGAAGAAACTGAGCATACTCATCGGTTTGTGAGAGCCGTTCTGATACAGGAAGTTGTTGATGACTGCCGGGATCTTGATTATGGTATCTGGGTTTCGCTAAGTGAGAAAAGCTTCAACGAATATGTAGAAAATTATGACAATAAAGAATTTGAAGCTGAATATTTCGGATGGCTTTCCACGTATCTTCCGGATTACGATTTCCCGGAAAGTATACCGACAACTGTTGTGGTAAATAATACTATTGGCCGTCCGTTTGTCTTTCCTCATCAGGATTATGAGCATCCCTTTGTACACGATTTTTATAATGGGATTACAAAAGAAGAAGCCGAAAAAAGGATTAATTGGGTCTTAAATGCAGAAAAAAATTAAAAAGATATAGCTGCTGAAAGAATAAATGAGTTGGAGTATCGAAAATTCAATACTCCAACTCTTTTTTCATATCATCACAAAGTATCCAGGAACTCAAGATACATCGGAACACTTTTTTCAATCCACTCATCAGAAGAATCTCTTTCAATTCCGTAGTAGACGAAAGGCTCTTTATAGTCTGCTTTTATATAATCGAAGGTCAGTTCATAAGGCCGGAACAGTTCTTTCATTGTGTATTTATATTCTCCGGAAGCGCTGTAGCCCTCTTCGTCAATTCCGGCTGTAACCGCCAGAGACATTTTCTTTCCTGCCAGTTTGAAACCACTGCCGCTGCCATACGCCCAGCCATACAGCACAACCTCATCCAGCCATTGCTTCAAAAGCGGCGGACTGCTGAACCAGTAAAAAGGAAACTGGAATACAATATTGTCATAAGATTCCATTAGTTTTTGCTCTTCTGCTACGTTGATTTTCCCATCTGGATAGACTTTATAGAGCTGATGAACAGTGTATTTTTCAGGATTTTTTTGCAGTTCTTTAATCCATCTTTTATTGATAACAGATTTTTCAATTCCAGGGTGTGTAACAATAATTAACGTCTTCATTATGTTTAAATTTCTGATGCAAAATTACTGCATGTAACTTACATTTCGTACATTAGCTACCAATTGTATGGTACTATAAAAAATGTAAGTAATGACTAAAATAAAGCAAACATCCACCAATTTTGCCAATAAAAAAGCCCTTGCTGATGAATGTCCTGAGATCTATGCTTCCAATATTATCGGAGGGCAATGGGCTCTGGCTATCTGCTGTTATCTGATCAACGGAAAGATGAGGTTTGGTGAACTGAAGAAAAAACTCAATAACATTACAGAGCGAATGCTGACCCTTCAGCTTCGAAGACTGGAGGAAGATAAAATTATTACCCGAACAGTCTATGCAGAAGTTCCGCCACGCGTAGAATATGAGCTTACAGAAATCGGTTATAAACTGGGTCCTATTATTCTGGAATTTGAAAAATGGGGAAAAGAACATAAAGAACTTATAAAAGAGACTTCAGAGAATCCCCAAAGAATTGAGATTTCTACGGAATGATAAAATATACGAATTAGTCAGGTAGTCCGATTATCATTCCGCAGAAATTTAAAATTATATATTGATCAGTTTTTCTATTTGTTTTCTATAGTATTCCATAATGGATTACTTTCCAATACCTTAAAGTAAATAGGACAAGTTTCGGAATGACACCCTTTCAGGTATCCGGTACTCATCAGAAATTCATTTACAA
This genomic window from Chryseobacterium sp. MEBOG06 contains:
- a CDS encoding FAD-binding oxidoreductase — encoded protein: MKKKHFFILAVAAIVIFIFIPIIHVLKTKWSESDFKNEIPKGYTNDASQLNLTKIDTLIKVPSSKPEIENQIRQILKYAKEKNLKISIAGAQHSMGGHTIYPNGILLNMLPYKHMELDEKTNILTIGSGALWEDAIRYLDKYGKTVSVMQAFSSFSVGGSISVNGHGWQKNLPPISSSVVSFTLMDESGKIINCSREENPELFKLVIGGYGLFGVILDIRLKVVDNTALQYKYVRLSADHYTDYYKKFISENPNVNLVFGRLRISDKHFLEEATINYFEKVNEKPLPLPLQNAKNAETKRLVFRSTVNSEYGKRLRWDLETGMNKMTKNAVYSRNELLNDHVSLIENKDPNSTDLLQEYFIPERNFNQFIKDIKPILRNSGMDLLNITIRAVNKDEDSYMNYARENVFGFVFLFNQKKTVKQEDAMRLLTNHLVDMAIKNEGTFYLPYRLHIGKDKMRKVYPQAESFFELKRKYDPAELFDNKFYQHYK
- a CDS encoding DUF2199 domain-containing protein, with protein sequence MKYICECCGEEKEDWPALAYNSPYYYTCLSEEEQKNNELTSDLCVVEETEHTHRFVRAVLIQEVVDDCRDLDYGIWVSLSEKSFNEYVENYDNKEFEAEYFGWLSTYLPDYDFPESIPTTVVVNNTIGRPFVFPHQDYEHPFVHDFYNGITKEEAEKRINWVLNAEKN
- a CDS encoding NAD(P)H-dependent oxidoreductase, whose product is MKTLIIVTHPGIEKSVINKRWIKELQKNPEKYTVHQLYKVYPDGKINVAEEQKLMESYDNIVFQFPFYWFSSPPLLKQWLDEVVLYGWAYGSGSGFKLAGKKMSLAVTAGIDEEGYSASGEYKYTMKELFRPYELTFDYIKADYKEPFVYYGIERDSSDEWIEKSVPMYLEFLDTL
- a CDS encoding winged helix-turn-helix transcriptional regulator encodes the protein MTKIKQTSTNFANKKALADECPEIYASNIIGGQWALAICCYLINGKMRFGELKKKLNNITERMLTLQLRRLEEDKIITRTVYAEVPPRVEYELTEIGYKLGPIILEFEKWGKEHKELIKETSENPQRIEISTE